A region of Streptomyces halobius DNA encodes the following proteins:
- the pth gene encoding aminoacyl-tRNA hydrolase — MTDAGSPWLVVGLGNPGPEYAGNRHNVGFMVADLLAGRMGARFKAHKARAQVVEGRIGPPGPASRRVVVAKPRSFMNLSGGPTTALRDFYKVPTANIIAVHDELDIDYGVLRLKLGGGDNGHNGLKSITKSLGADYHRVRFGIGRPPGRMPVADFVLRDFSSAERKELDYFVDRASDAVEALVLEGLERAQSTYNT, encoded by the coding sequence ATGACGGATGCGGGCAGCCCGTGGCTGGTCGTGGGGCTGGGGAATCCTGGTCCGGAGTACGCCGGTAATCGGCACAATGTGGGTTTCATGGTTGCCGATCTTCTTGCCGGGCGGATGGGTGCGCGTTTCAAGGCGCATAAGGCGCGGGCGCAGGTGGTGGAGGGGCGGATCGGTCCTCCGGGGCCGGCGAGTCGTCGGGTGGTGGTGGCGAAGCCGAGGTCTTTCATGAATCTGTCGGGTGGGCCGACGACGGCGTTGCGGGATTTCTACAAGGTGCCGACCGCCAACATCATCGCCGTTCACGATGAGTTGGATATCGATTACGGCGTGCTGCGGCTGAAGCTGGGGGGCGGTGACAACGGCCATAACGGTCTGAAGTCGATCACGAAGTCGTTGGGGGCGGATTATCACCGGGTGCGGTTCGGGATCGGGCGGCCGCCGGGACGTATGCCGGTGGCGGACTTTGTGCTGAGGGATTTTTCGTCGGCGGAGCGCAAGGAGCTGGATTACTTCGTGGACCGTGCGTCGGATGCGGTGGAGGCATTGGTGCTGGAGGGACTGGAGAGGGCTCAGAGCACGTACAACACGTGA
- a CDS encoding ribose-phosphate diphosphokinase yields the protein MTGIKTTGEKKLMLFSGRAHPELAEEVAHQLGVGLVPTKAFDFANGEIYVRYQESARGADCFLIQSHTAPINKWIMEQLIMIDALKRASARSITVIVPFYGYARQDKKHRGREPISARLIADLMKTAGADRVVTVDLHTDQIMGFFDGPVDHLFALPVLADYVGAKVDRDKLTVVSPDAGRVRVADRWCDRLGAPLAIVHKRRDKDVANQVTVHEVVGDVRGRVCVLVDDMIDTGGTICAAAEALFANGAEDVIVTATHGVLSGPAADRLKNSKVSEFVFTNTLPTPSELELDKITVLSMAPTIARAIREVFEDGSVTSLFDEQ from the coding sequence GTGACCGGGATCAAGACGACCGGCGAGAAGAAGCTGATGCTCTTCTCCGGCCGCGCCCACCCCGAGCTGGCGGAGGAGGTCGCGCATCAGCTGGGTGTGGGGCTGGTCCCGACGAAGGCTTTTGACTTCGCCAATGGTGAGATTTATGTCCGGTATCAGGAGTCGGCGCGTGGTGCGGACTGCTTTTTGATTCAGAGCCATACGGCTCCGATCAATAAGTGGATCATGGAACAGCTGATCATGATTGATGCGCTGAAGCGGGCTTCGGCCCGGAGCATCACGGTGATCGTTCCATTCTACGGTTATGCGCGTCAGGACAAGAAGCACCGTGGTCGTGAGCCGATTTCGGCGCGGCTGATCGCGGATCTGATGAAGACGGCGGGTGCGGACCGTGTGGTGACGGTCGATCTGCACACGGACCAGATCATGGGCTTCTTCGACGGTCCGGTGGATCATCTTTTCGCGCTTCCGGTGCTCGCGGATTATGTGGGCGCGAAGGTGGATCGCGACAAGCTCACGGTGGTTTCTCCGGATGCGGGCCGGGTGCGGGTCGCGGACCGCTGGTGTGACCGGCTGGGTGCTCCGCTGGCGATTGTCCACAAGCGGCGGGACAAGGACGTGGCCAATCAGGTCACCGTTCATGAGGTGGTCGGTGATGTGCGGGGCCGGGTGTGTGTTCTGGTCGACGACATGATCGACACCGGTGGCACGATTTGTGCTGCGGCGGAGGCCTTGTTCGCCAATGGGGCGGAGGATGTCATCGTGACGGCGACGCATGGTGTGCTGTCCGGTCCGGCTGCGGATCGGCTGAAGAATTCCAAGGTCAGTGAGTTCGTCTTTACGAATACTCTGCCCACGCCGTCCGAGCTGGAGCTGGACAAGATCACGGTGTTGTCGATGGCGCCGACGATCGCGCGGGCGATCCGTGAGGTGTTCGAGGACGGTTCGGTGACGAGTCTCTTCGACGAGCAGTGA
- a CDS encoding YwqJ-related putative deaminase encodes MSTTAHHTTAKGDPRIGWSGTTGTDHAPTLRHRRDGILPTVGAALSVRGRTLTCTASKAEQPPVLHPLVQDFLDTLATAQRERFTGRCPEAVLLSRHLTAVEANRSKRASRKPLTNGEARRSLKHSKITARHIREDGDPQHGSYAPPCRSCDALLAHFGVLPIGDTTPTGS; translated from the coding sequence GTGAGCACCACCGCACACCACACCACCGCCAAAGGCGACCCCCGCATCGGCTGGAGCGGCACCACCGGCACCGACCACGCCCCCACCCTCCGCCACCGCCGCGACGGCATCCTCCCCACCGTCGGCGCGGCTCTCTCCGTCCGCGGCCGCACCCTCACCTGCACCGCCAGCAAGGCAGAACAACCCCCCGTCCTCCACCCCCTCGTCCAGGACTTCCTCGACACCCTCGCCACCGCACAGCGCGAACGCTTCACCGGACGCTGCCCCGAAGCCGTCCTCCTCTCCCGCCACCTCACCGCCGTCGAGGCCAACCGCTCCAAACGCGCCTCCCGCAAGCCCCTCACCAACGGCGAGGCCCGCCGCTCCCTGAAACACTCCAAGATCACCGCACGTCACATCCGCGAGGACGGCGACCCACAACACGGCAGCTACGCACCACCCTGCCGCTCCTGCGACGCGCTCCTCGCCCACTTCGGCGTCCTGCCCATCGGCGACACGACGCCCACAGGGAGCTGA
- a CDS encoding SUKH-3 domain-containing protein, with protein MPPATRDRAGSTRFPAAVDVALQEAGWEPGRWDMKQAEHWADTLRAHASPAGHRHSVFPAAVEAWAEFGGLHITGPGPGRHIAPTPFVLNPLHGLHLARTLGDLGRALDTDVAPLGQEEITTGNGTAFGQAALAIDTEGRVYSLDHTGDWYLGADIDHALGTLVLGAQPSRLVVSAD; from the coding sequence ATGCCGCCCGCCACCCGCGACCGCGCCGGATCCACCCGCTTCCCCGCCGCCGTCGACGTCGCCCTCCAGGAAGCCGGCTGGGAACCCGGACGCTGGGACATGAAGCAGGCAGAGCACTGGGCCGACACCCTCCGCGCCCACGCCTCCCCAGCAGGCCACCGCCACAGCGTCTTCCCCGCCGCCGTCGAAGCCTGGGCAGAGTTCGGCGGACTCCACATCACCGGCCCCGGCCCCGGCCGCCACATCGCCCCCACCCCCTTCGTCCTCAACCCCCTCCACGGCCTCCACCTCGCCCGCACCCTCGGCGACCTCGGCCGCGCCCTGGACACCGACGTCGCCCCGCTCGGCCAGGAAGAAATCACCACCGGCAACGGCACCGCCTTCGGCCAGGCCGCCCTCGCCATCGACACCGAAGGACGCGTCTACAGCCTCGACCACACCGGCGACTGGTACCTCGGCGCAGACATCGACCATGCCCTCGGCACACTGGTCCTGGGGGCACAGCCGAGCCGACTGGTGGTGTCGGCCGACTGA
- a CDS encoding sensor histidine kinase: MTATGASEGAGARGAPVSGPWWWARRRSAVLDVFLAAVSAAECVLEGSRFADQAGLPELIGMLLGLVVGPVLLVRRRWPIVVVLVSIAVMPAEMGLLLSVVGLYTLAASDVPRRVTALLAGMTVVGTLTTTFLSMRQDVVADEDFTPPVWFVPAMALAVALVLTAPPVLWGMYVGARRRLVESLRERADGLERELSLLADRAEERAEWARNEERTRIAREMHDVVAHRVSLMVVHAAALQAVALKDPEKASKNAALVGDMGRQALTELREMLGVLRTAEGAAVRGAAGADEPERLAAVASQVAASGAMAVGSESGAEVSSAGASVSASGAGESDVEGPGLAELRELVGQSRVAGMAVELSVEGPDGEAGDGVVCGYAPRVQRTVYRVVQEALTNVHKHAPGARAQVRLAHRAGEVAVQVENGPSERGAADVGLPSGGNGLVGMRERVTALGGVFVSGPTEAGGFRVSAVVPAAVPAG; this comes from the coding sequence ATGACCGCAACGGGGGCAAGTGAAGGTGCGGGCGCGCGGGGTGCGCCCGTGAGTGGGCCGTGGTGGTGGGCCCGGCGGCGTAGTGCCGTGCTGGACGTGTTTTTGGCGGCCGTTTCGGCGGCGGAGTGTGTGCTCGAGGGTTCGCGCTTCGCGGATCAGGCGGGGCTGCCGGAGCTGATCGGGATGTTGCTCGGCCTGGTGGTCGGGCCGGTGCTGCTGGTGCGTCGGCGGTGGCCGATCGTGGTGGTGCTGGTTTCGATAGCGGTGATGCCTGCGGAGATGGGCTTGCTGCTGAGTGTGGTGGGGCTTTACACGCTCGCCGCCTCGGATGTGCCGCGTCGGGTGACGGCGTTGCTGGCGGGGATGACCGTTGTCGGGACGTTGACCACGACGTTTCTCAGCATGCGGCAGGACGTGGTGGCGGACGAGGACTTCACCCCGCCGGTGTGGTTTGTGCCGGCGATGGCGCTGGCGGTGGCGCTGGTGCTGACGGCGCCGCCGGTGTTGTGGGGTATGTACGTCGGCGCGCGGCGGCGGCTGGTGGAGTCGTTGCGGGAGCGGGCGGACGGTCTGGAGCGGGAGCTGTCGCTGTTGGCGGACCGGGCCGAGGAGCGGGCGGAGTGGGCTCGTAACGAGGAGCGGACGCGGATCGCGCGGGAGATGCACGATGTGGTGGCGCACCGGGTGAGTTTGATGGTGGTGCATGCGGCGGCGCTGCAGGCGGTGGCGTTGAAGGATCCGGAGAAGGCGTCGAAGAACGCGGCGTTGGTCGGGGATATGGGGCGGCAGGCGCTGACGGAGCTGCGGGAGATGCTGGGGGTGTTGCGTACGGCTGAGGGGGCGGCGGTGCGTGGTGCTGCTGGTGCGGATGAGCCGGAGCGGTTGGCGGCGGTGGCGTCGCAGGTGGCGGCGTCAGGGGCGATGGCTGTGGGGTCGGAGTCGGGGGCGGAGGTTTCGTCGGCCGGGGCGTCGGTGTCGGCCTCGGGGGCCGGGGAGTCGGATGTGGAGGGGCCGGGGCTGGCGGAGCTGCGGGAGCTGGTGGGGCAGTCCCGGGTGGCCGGGATGGCGGTGGAGCTGTCGGTCGAGGGTCCGGACGGGGAGGCCGGTGACGGGGTGGTGTGTGGTTATGCGCCGCGGGTGCAGCGGACCGTGTACCGGGTGGTGCAGGAGGCGCTGACGAATGTGCACAAGCATGCGCCGGGTGCGCGGGCGCAGGTGCGGTTGGCGCATCGGGCCGGTGAGGTGGCGGTTCAGGTGGAGAACGGTCCGTCGGAGCGGGGTGCGGCGGATGTGGGGTTGCCGAGTGGGGGGAATGGTCTGGTGGGGATGCGGGAGCGGGTGACGGCGCTGGGGGGCGTGTTTGTGTCGGGGCCGACGGAGGCGGGGGGCTTCCGGGTGTCGGCGGTGGTTCCGGCGGCCGTTCCGGCGGGGTGA
- the glmU gene encoding bifunctional UDP-N-acetylglucosamine diphosphorylase/glucosamine-1-phosphate N-acetyltransferase GlmU: MSANRPAAVVVLAAGEGTRMKSATPKVLHAICGRSLVGHVVAASRELDPEHLVVVVGHARDQVQAHLAEIDPAVRTAVQYEQNGTGHAVRMGLEELSGSDVALDGTVVVVCGDTPLLTGETLRKLSDTHAADGNAVTVLSAEVPDATGYGRIIRDEASGAVKEIVEHKDASAAQRAVREINSGVFAFDARLLVDALGKVRTDNSQGEEYLTDVLGILRAAGHRVGAAVTADHREILGINNRVQLAEARRLLNERLLNAAMLSGVTVVDPATTWVDVSVSFDPDVTVLPGSQLVGSTHVASGAEVGPNSRLTDTSVGAGASVSFTVAEGARIGPGAAVGPYAYLRPGTDLGPGAKAGAYVEMKNAQVGEGTKVPHLSYVGDATIGEFTNIGAASVFVNYDGEAKHHTTVGSHCRTGSDNMFVAPVTIGDGAYTAAGSVITKDVPPGSLAVARGQQRNIEGWVARKRPGSAAAQAAAAAREESEGER; the protein is encoded by the coding sequence GTGAGCGCCAATCGCCCGGCCGCCGTCGTCGTTCTCGCAGCGGGGGAGGGGACCCGCATGAAGTCGGCGACCCCGAAGGTCCTGCATGCGATCTGCGGCCGTTCCCTCGTCGGACATGTCGTCGCCGCCTCCCGTGAGCTGGATCCCGAGCACCTCGTGGTGGTCGTGGGCCATGCCCGTGATCAGGTGCAGGCGCATCTCGCCGAGATCGATCCGGCCGTCCGCACCGCCGTGCAGTACGAGCAGAACGGCACCGGCCACGCCGTCCGTATGGGCCTCGAGGAGCTGAGCGGCAGCGACGTCGCGCTCGACGGCACGGTCGTCGTGGTCTGTGGTGACACCCCGCTCCTGACCGGTGAGACGCTGCGGAAGCTGAGCGATACGCACGCGGCGGACGGGAATGCCGTGACGGTGCTGTCGGCGGAGGTGCCGGATGCGACGGGCTACGGCCGCATCATCCGGGACGAGGCGTCCGGCGCGGTCAAGGAGATCGTCGAGCACAAGGACGCGTCCGCGGCACAGCGGGCGGTCCGGGAGATCAATTCGGGGGTCTTCGCCTTCGACGCCCGGCTGCTGGTGGATGCGCTGGGGAAGGTGCGTACGGATAACAGCCAGGGTGAGGAGTACCTCACCGATGTGCTGGGGATTTTGCGTGCGGCGGGGCATCGGGTGGGTGCGGCTGTAACGGCGGATCATCGGGAGATTTTGGGGATCAATAACCGGGTGCAGTTGGCGGAGGCGCGTCGGCTGCTGAATGAGCGGTTGTTGAATGCGGCGATGCTTTCCGGTGTGACGGTGGTGGATCCGGCGACGACGTGGGTTGATGTGTCGGTGTCGTTTGACCCGGATGTGACGGTGTTGCCGGGTTCGCAGCTGGTGGGCTCGACGCATGTGGCTTCCGGTGCCGAGGTGGGGCCGAATTCGCGGTTGACGGATACGTCGGTGGGTGCGGGTGCTTCGGTGTCTTTCACGGTTGCGGAGGGCGCGAGGATCGGGCCGGGGGCGGCTGTGGGGCCGTATGCGTATCTGCGTCCGGGGACGGATCTGGGGCCGGGCGCAAAGGCCGGTGCGTATGTGGAGATGAAGAACGCGCAGGTCGGTGAGGGGACGAAGGTGCCGCATCTGTCGTATGTGGGGGATGCGACGATCGGTGAGTTCACCAACATCGGCGCGGCGAGCGTGTTTGTGAATTACGACGGTGAGGCGAAGCATCACACGACGGTCGGGTCACATTGCCGGACCGGGTCGGACAATATGTTTGTGGCTCCTGTCACGATCGGGGATGGCGCGTACACGGCGGCCGGCTCGGTCATCACCAAGGATGTGCCCCCGGGTTCGTTGGCGGTCGCGCGTGGCCAGCAGCGGAATATCGAGGGTTGGGTCGCGCGTAAGCGGCCTGGAAGTGCCGCCGCGCAGGCTGCTGCGGCTGCCCGCGAGGAGTCCGAGGGCGAGCGGTGA
- a CDS encoding 50S ribosomal protein L25/general stress protein Ctc gives MAEVKLAAELRTDFGKGAARRIRREEKVPAVVYGHGADPQHVAVDSHALMMALKTPNALIRLDFDGKTELVIPKAVQREAIRRFLVHVDFLAVKKGETVGVELPIQTEGDLAPGGNLLEYALNTLPVEAEATHIPESVTVSIAGLDAGQSVLAKDVSLPSGVSLAVEEDAVVLQVVAAQAEAPAEGAAEGAGEEAGA, from the coding sequence ATGGCTGAGGTCAAGCTTGCCGCTGAGCTGCGTACGGATTTCGGTAAGGGCGCAGCCCGCCGTATCCGTCGTGAGGAGAAGGTCCCGGCCGTTGTCTACGGTCACGGTGCTGACCCGCAGCATGTCGCGGTGGACAGCCACGCGCTGATGATGGCGCTGAAGACCCCGAACGCGCTGATCCGTCTGGACTTCGACGGCAAGACCGAGCTGGTCATTCCGAAGGCCGTGCAGCGTGAGGCGATTCGTAGGTTCCTGGTGCATGTGGACTTCCTGGCCGTCAAGAAGGGTGAGACGGTCGGCGTCGAGCTGCCGATCCAGACCGAGGGCGACCTGGCTCCGGGCGGCAATCTGCTGGAGTACGCGCTGAACACGCTGCCGGTCGAGGCGGAGGCGACGCACATCCCGGAGTCGGTGACGGTTTCCATCGCGGGTCTGGACGCCGGTCAGTCGGTGCTGGCCAAGGACGTCTCGCTGCCGTCCGGTGTGTCGCTGGCCGTCGAGGAGGACGCGGTCGTCCTGCAGGTCGTGGCGGCGCAGGCGGAGGCTCCGGCCGAGGGTGCCGCCGAGGGTGCGGGTGAAGAGGCCGGCGCCTGA